The stretch of DNA AATTATCTCCTCGCTCGATTGGCCTTCCGGGATAGGCTGATAACGCAGCGGCTTATCGGGCCGGGTGCGTTGCCAACGGTCGGCAAACTCTTTGGTAAAGGCAATTTCAGGTCCGTTGTTTGAGCACCAGAACGTCATTGGCCGCGCATCAGTGGTGTCGTTGCGCTGACAGGCGGAGAAGAAAAGGTTATTACACAGAGATACACCGAGATAGCACAGAGACACACCGAGTTTTTTTAGCATTCTCTGTGCATCTCTTCTTTTCTCTGCGTATCTCTGTGTCATAGCCCTTCTCATTACGGTTTCTCGGCGTTATAAATCGACCGAATCTGCGTACCGCCAAGCACTACGTTGTACATCCGAACTTCGTCAATATCGCCAGTGAAGAAGCCGCCCCATGGCCCGTGAAAATTGTTCCCGTCGGCATCGTTTTTTTCGTTAAACTGATACAAACCAGTCGGCAGGTCCTGCCCAATGGTCAGGTTGATGGTACTTTTCACGGCAAACGGATCGCCCGTTACGTCGGTCCAGGTTTTCACGGGTGTACCGTTAATGTAAAAGACCATCTCGCCCGATTTATAGGTCACAGCGGCATGATACCATTTGTTCAGGTCGAGCGTAGGCGATTCGTTGTCTCTATCAAAAATTTTGTCAGGTGCGGTTTTCACGGTCATAAACACCTTGTTGACACTCTGAAGCTGGAATTTATAACCGTTCCAGCGGTTCAGCGAAACGATGTAATTGCTTTCGTTCACTTTTGTTGGCCGTACCCAGGCAGCAATGGTCAGTTCTTTACTGGGGTTCAGCACCGAGTTATACGGCACTTCAATGTTCGCGCCTTTATCGAAACTATAGGCCCGGTTGTCGTTGCCGTATCGGTCTTTCGTGGCAACGGGTAGATTTGTACTGGTGCCGCCCCAGCCGGTCCAGCTACCTACGCCCGTGGCACCGGGTTTCAGCGTACCGTTCAGCCCTTTGCCCGATGCGTCGTTGGCGTTTCCGTCCATTTTCAGGAACAACACTAAGTTAGCCGGGGCAATCTCCTGCACCTGCTTGCTGGCAAAAGTTGTCTGCGCCTGTCCTAAATTCACATAAGCGTTGTTCACTTCCGACTGCGTTGCACCGGCGTTGGTGTTTACCGTCGTTGCTGCGTCGATGGCGGTTTTGAACACAGCCCGCGAACCAACCTCATACTGACCTACCTGTACGCCTTCCTGCGCGGCAGTGTAGGTAGCAGTGGCACTGTCTAACCGGGCTTTCAATCGGGTTTTATCGACCGGGGGCGTTACCGGGCCATCGTCTTTGCTACACGCCTGAAACAGCACCGCCAGCAGTACCATAGCGAACAGGCTCGACAGAAGTGAACGGAGTGAAATTTGTGCGTTTTTCATATGGAGTACTTGATTTATTGGTTGCTTGATTGTGATTCTGGCGCGAGCATGTGCGCGTACCAGTTAAAACCGCAGGGCTTTGTTGGTATCCCGTTCGCTTTGCGGGATGGGGAAATAGCGGGTCGTTTCGTACCTGAACTGCGGTTTGTCGCGCAGAGCGGCCTGGGCGTAGTCGCGACCGTAGCGCATGACGTCGAAGTAGCGGTGGAACTCGAAGCCGAGTTCTACGCGCCGTTCATGGCGGATGGCCTCGCGCAGTGCCGATTGGCTCACGTTCGCTACGTTGGGCAGCAGGCCGGGCGGCACGGCGGGCGTTGCGCTTAGGCTACGGTCGTTGAGGTAGCTTTCGCGGGCGCGTCTGCGAACCTGATTCAACAGCGGCAAGGCTTCGGCAGTGCGTCCCAGTTCGTTGAGTGCTTCGGCCTGAATCAGCAGGACTTCAGCATAGCGTAGGGTTACGTAGTTCAGATTTCCATCGCCTTTGGTAGCTACCGACACCTCGGCCAGCGGCTGTACGTGCTTTTTGTTCAGATACCCCGTTGGCGACCACGACGGATCGAACGCTTCGCCGTTGACCCACAGACGCCCGGCCCGGCCCACCGTGTAATCTAACCGTGGATCGACCACACCCGCCGACGTCTTCTCGAACTCATCGACAAAATTTTGCGTCGGCACGTTGAAGAAATAGCCATTTTCGCCGGGCCGTGGGGCAAACCACTGGTTCAGCCGATTGCCCGTAAACGGCACCTGCGCGGTGAGGTGTTGCACCGAAAAAATAGCTTCGGCACTGTTCTTGGCATCCTGACTGAAATTCTGTGAATACACCGGCAGCAGCGCGTAATTGCCAAGAGCCTGCACCTGCCCGGCGGTAGTAGCGGCCTGCTGCCATTTTTGCTGGAACAGATACGCCTTTGCCAGCAGGGCGGTGGCGGCTCCTTTGGTGGCCCGGCCTATGTTGCCGCCCGTATGACTGGCGGGCAGATTTTTGATAGCCTCCTGCAAATCCGGCTCGATACCCTGCTCATAGATTATGTTGACCGGCGACTGCGGAATCTGCAACTGAT from Spirosoma montaniterrae encodes:
- a CDS encoding LamG domain-containing protein, producing MKNAQISLRSLLSSLFAMVLLAVLFQACSKDDGPVTPPVDKTRLKARLDSATATYTAAQEGVQVGQYEVGSRAVFKTAIDAATTVNTNAGATQSEVNNAYVNLGQAQTTFASKQVQEIAPANLVLFLKMDGNANDASGKGLNGTLKPGATGVGSWTGWGGTSTNLPVATKDRYGNDNRAYSFDKGANIEVPYNSVLNPSKELTIAAWVRPTKVNESNYIVSLNRWNGYKFQLQSVNKVFMTVKTAPDKIFDRDNESPTLDLNKWYHAAVTYKSGEMVFYINGTPVKTWTDVTGDPFAVKSTINLTIGQDLPTGLYQFNEKNDADGNNFHGPWGGFFTGDIDEVRMYNVVLGGTQIRSIYNAEKP
- a CDS encoding RagB/SusD family nutrient uptake outer membrane protein; the encoded protein is MRHIISTTILLTLLTAAGCRNYLDEQLLGTYSDGTFYQNEAQAVLAINAAYTPLTFSSDRNRLWVFGDVASDDAAKGGDPGDQADIGLVDNFQIFPSNGVIESQWGELYEGIARCNQVLARVPKISNITPAVQTRILGEARFLRALYYFYLVNIYGPVPLLLETKNADQLQIPQSPVNIIYEQGIEPDLQEAIKNLPASHTGGNIGRATKGAATALLAKAYLFQQKWQQAATTAGQVQALGNYALLPVYSQNFSQDAKNSAEAIFSVQHLTAQVPFTGNRLNQWFAPRPGENGYFFNVPTQNFVDEFEKTSAGVVDPRLDYTVGRAGRLWVNGEAFDPSWSPTGYLNKKHVQPLAEVSVATKGDGNLNYVTLRYAEVLLIQAEALNELGRTAEALPLLNQVRRRARESYLNDRSLSATPAVPPGLLPNVANVSQSALREAIRHERRVELGFEFHRYFDVMRYGRDYAQAALRDKPQFRYETTRYFPIPQSERDTNKALRF